Proteins encoded together in one Lathyrus oleraceus cultivar Zhongwan6 chromosome 5, CAAS_Psat_ZW6_1.0, whole genome shotgun sequence window:
- the LOC127081356 gene encoding uncharacterized protein LOC127081356: MTKFNGLNYADWSEKIQFQLGFMDLDMTLIMDDKPTTITEDSIEDERSLFEAWERSNRLSLNLMRMTMDENIKPFIPNTKNTGEFMKNVKEYSNSEITDKPVMGNLMTELTTKKFEWSQPIHDHVTQMRNLAAKLKSLGMDVNEYFLVQFITNSFPLEFGQFQVNYNTIKEKWNFQEIKVLLVQEE, from the coding sequence ATGACAAAGTTCAATGGGTTGAACTATGCTGATTGGTCTGAAAAGATTCAGTTTCAACTGGGTTTTATGGACCTGGACATGACATTGATAATGGATGATAAGCCCACAACCATTACAGAGGACAGTATAGAAGATGAAAGGTCTCTTTTTGAGGCTTGGGAAAGGTCCAACAGATTGTCTTTGAACTTGATGAGAATGACAATGGATGAAAATATTAAGCCATTTATACCCAACACTAAAAATACAGGGGAATTTATGAAAAATGTAAAAGAGTATTCAAATTCTGAAATTACAGACAAACCTGTTATGGGGAATTTGATGACTGAGTTGACGACTAAAAAGTTTGAATGGTCTCAACCCATTCATGATCATGTGACTCAAATGAGAAATTTGGCAGCAAAGTTGAAGTCCTTAGGTATGGATGTGAATGAATATTTTCTTGTACAATTTATCACTAACTCGTTTCCTCTTGAGTTTGGACAGTTCCAGGTGAATTACAACACCATCAAAGAAAAATGGAACTTTCAAGAAATTAAGGTCTTGTTGGTTCAAGAAGAATGA